The proteins below come from a single Candidatus Kirkpatrickella diaphorinae genomic window:
- a CDS encoding scabin-related ADP-ribosyltransferase, producing MRLLLSLLFILSIFTLQTIYAVADDVPNKGTVFRVDTRPPDEIFRDGFRSWGDDDNVRDHSTGASCYNHRRESAFVAVTTDPEYAGQYARRLAEQMEGTAYVYVITSRDNMYNFFETLRVAGYQTGLGMAERQSEWIAVGAIAANTISGVRAYVHGSAPTPPIIPNPNFNPGLQPQINTQPYTQRTADALPGEVVWEARRNPVIGACMAATLWCSHRGTQTDEDACHFREQIGPMTWAALEDNRW from the coding sequence ATGCGTTTATTATTATCATTACTTTTCATTTTATCGATATTCACACTACAAACTATTTATGCAGTAGCTGATGATGTGCCCAATAAGGGCACGGTTTTCAGAGTGGACACGCGCCCGCCGGACGAAATTTTTCGAGATGGCTTTCGATCATGGGGTGACGACGATAATGTCCGGGATCACTCCACGGGTGCAAGCTGTTACAATCACCGCCGTGAAAGCGCCTTCGTCGCTGTCACGACGGACCCTGAATATGCGGGCCAATATGCCCGGCGACTTGCCGAGCAAATGGAGGGGACCGCCTATGTTTATGTCATTACCTCTCGCGACAACATGTATAATTTTTTCGAGACCCTTCGTGTGGCCGGTTATCAGACAGGCCTCGGCATGGCGGAGAGGCAGTCTGAATGGATTGCGGTGGGCGCGATCGCTGCGAATACAATTTCCGGTGTGAGAGCTTACGTCCATGGCTCTGCGCCGACGCCGCCCATTATACCTAATCCGAATTTCAATCCCGGCCTTCAACCACAAATCAATACACAGCCATACACGCAGAGAACGGCAGACGCCCTACCCGGTGAGGTTGTCTGGGAAGCCCGGCGTAATCCCGTCATTGGGGCGTGCATGGCGGCCACACTCTGGTGCTCACATCGCGGCACGCAAACCGACGAAGACGCATGTCATTTCAGGGAACAAATTGGCCCGATGACCTGGGCCGCACTTGAAGATAACAGGTGGTAA
- a CDS encoding Hint domain-containing protein — translation MTRRQVRRAIAIFSLRNCPIRPCDFCPGASHHSVGVALIQGDREVTQNKTDNIPATARKYLRDREEKRLDPSAAMDEQLKKYRLSAVGVAAQRSTNFNAVEWKFDQWGRPNKFETRVYIGGPIFWTLSYFNEEFKSRVLPYLFKEINKVIPVEYDKESNLQCLVIPNAIEWDAYENTEIACPILAIGISGVSGIHFHSSGKISGQIVNPAGSLGISIDAKMMLTVTNAFSAKFDLQMAAHSTYCYTGEAANFLFSAAGYRPHLADVTYRNGYSLTTYLWAQVFTGGQINCGDDTTIKTEGSGIIVLDSYTGLTVGERTTFTGDFVIGWNVCSLNTGYHSFILSAGTHMAVSNFLNFGGHGFTGTGEMAVFGNYRDYDWHKSEVRCSDGATIGNLTLGYNPFYNLGIGGKSTAVGNKTLVNKQPLYGVEAKFSGTISLNGTLKLGGGDDVSGTLTLADNAKITDPKNLGKIKVVNRDGVLELGKSVTLNAPLTMDDGKVSCDTGDHLKSLTINGGTFKATSGTSYANELTIDQFTQNGGTFNASWVKVSGDALVSAGSFKAETLQCNGTLKISGKGAAQIDRGDLGDVTISSASDNIIGASFSTLALTAGNSGVTTLTDAYLTTITVTAGTLKFTAKNASVTRLTVNGGTVGGNNTITISTLEVKGGSLSFDSLVIKIKLTVSGGALTVKTITYTNDVLAISGAGRVNLASGTLGAVTVNSSADSAFGADMTGLTLQTGNSGTVSLTGGTLDKLTQQAGTLKITDKVTIKALDLTGGTTEISGALTFDGTSFSVGSNVTVKLDGGKLIIKQAGTFSPQGHWEVTDKGGTIDLGASSAELTFGKGLKVSGVLTLSGKGVVKLTSDVGGDADNGVIHLQSGVTLWVSKNVNITPKILLDAGAQVSFEDGSSATATVTVSDEASQAGCSINFKGELSSEQTVTHIKVKIENFGDGVKLDVEGLKQEGMTVKRAYYEAGKIHILYETASKSANARSSGLHELIFDHVSGKNLKDGQDLTVNPDGHGGTNIETCFLSGTRIKTPQGWRPVEELAPGDLVITYEDGAEVAAPVRWVGEGDVTCRADVPGDLAGYAVRIVKDAFGPGAPFEDVLVTSEHCVFVDGGLIPVRMLVNGGSIAYERELPTYRFHHFETEKHAIVSAAGLAVETYLDTGNRARFSAGHGVVGLRPKTVSALAAPLFVTREQVEPVCARLAGLDVCRERLVALPAAARAGAGVTMDADFHLLLPNGMALWPVSHREGGYVFNLPKDVDAVCLASRASRPCDVIGPYVDDRRVLGVLVGAVHLIGPQHIMEVTHHFTDDAPGWHGVEHPAARWTDGCAVLRVPDQSTQLCASLLLHVRILNCGPYLTALEKTPAEIEAVAA, via the coding sequence GTGACGCGACGCCAGGTGAGGCGCGCAATTGCGATCTTCTCCCTTCGCAATTGTCCGATCCGGCCATGTGACTTCTGTCCGGGCGCTTCACATCATTCGGTCGGCGTCGCGCTGATTCAGGGAGATCGTGAAGTGACGCAGAACAAGACTGACAACATACCGGCAACAGCACGAAAATATCTGAGAGACAGGGAGGAGAAACGTCTCGACCCATCCGCGGCAATGGATGAGCAGCTTAAGAAATACCGCTTGAGCGCTGTAGGTGTCGCAGCGCAACGCTCGACAAATTTCAATGCTGTTGAGTGGAAGTTTGACCAATGGGGTCGTCCCAACAAGTTTGAGACACGCGTTTATATCGGCGGACCCATTTTTTGGACCCTGAGTTATTTCAACGAAGAATTCAAATCGAGAGTATTACCTTATCTATTCAAAGAAATTAATAAAGTAATTCCCGTCGAATATGATAAAGAATCAAATCTTCAATGTCTGGTTATCCCGAATGCCATTGAGTGGGACGCCTATGAAAATACCGAAATCGCGTGCCCCATCCTGGCGATCGGCATTTCCGGTGTTTCGGGGATTCACTTCCATAGTTCCGGTAAAATCAGTGGGCAAATCGTCAATCCGGCGGGCAGTCTCGGCATTTCAATCGATGCAAAAATGATGCTGACTGTAACGAATGCTTTCTCTGCCAAGTTTGATCTCCAGATGGCAGCGCATTCTACTTACTGTTACACGGGTGAAGCGGCCAATTTTTTATTTTCCGCAGCCGGGTATCGTCCTCATCTTGCCGACGTCACGTATAGAAACGGTTATTCCCTGACGACCTATCTCTGGGCTCAGGTTTTTACGGGCGGTCAAATCAACTGCGGTGACGACACCACCATTAAAACGGAAGGTTCAGGGATCATCGTCCTCGACTCCTATACAGGGCTCACTGTGGGTGAGCGGACGACCTTTACCGGTGATTTCGTCATCGGGTGGAATGTCTGCTCCCTCAATACCGGTTATCACAGCTTTATCCTCTCTGCCGGGACGCACATGGCTGTCTCGAACTTCCTCAATTTCGGGGGACACGGTTTCACCGGGACGGGTGAAATGGCCGTTTTCGGAAATTACAGGGATTATGACTGGCACAAATCGGAAGTCCGATGCTCCGACGGTGCGACGATTGGTAATCTGACACTCGGTTATAATCCTTTTTACAATCTTGGTATCGGTGGTAAATCGACTGCGGTCGGCAATAAAACCCTGGTGAATAAGCAGCCACTATATGGCGTCGAAGCAAAGTTCAGTGGGACAATCAGCCTGAATGGCACGCTTAAACTGGGTGGCGGGGACGACGTCTCCGGCACGCTGACTTTAGCCGACAATGCAAAGATCACAGACCCGAAGAATTTAGGGAAAATCAAGGTCGTCAATCGTGATGGTGTGCTGGAACTCGGCAAGTCCGTCACGCTCAATGCGCCTCTGACAATGGATGATGGCAAGGTATCGTGTGACACAGGGGATCACTTGAAATCCCTTACAATCAATGGCGGCACATTCAAGGCGACATCCGGCACCTCCTACGCCAACGAGCTTACGATTGATCAATTCACCCAGAATGGTGGGACATTCAACGCATCGTGGGTCAAAGTTTCAGGGGACGCTTTGGTCAGCGCCGGGTCCTTCAAGGCGGAAACGCTGCAATGCAACGGCACATTGAAAATCTCGGGAAAGGGCGCCGCGCAGATCGATCGCGGTGATCTCGGGGACGTCACCATATCCAGCGCGTCAGACAACATTATTGGCGCATCTTTCTCGACCCTCGCCCTGACAGCAGGGAATTCGGGCGTCACCACCCTGACGGACGCCTATTTAACGACCATCACGGTCACGGCCGGCACACTCAAATTCACAGCGAAAAACGCCTCTGTGACACGTCTTACCGTCAATGGGGGCACTGTCGGCGGTAACAATACGATCACGATCTCGACACTTGAGGTGAAAGGCGGTTCGCTGAGCTTCGATAGCCTTGTCATCAAGATAAAACTCACCGTCAGCGGTGGCGCCCTGACCGTTAAAACCATCACCTACACAAATGATGTGCTGGCCATCTCAGGCGCAGGCAGGGTCAATCTCGCGAGTGGCACGCTTGGCGCGGTGACGGTCAATAGTTCTGCCGATAGCGCATTCGGCGCGGACATGACGGGCCTGACCCTGCAAACCGGCAATTCCGGCACGGTCAGCCTCACAGGCGGGACGCTCGACAAGCTAACGCAGCAAGCCGGCACGCTGAAAATCACAGACAAGGTCACCATCAAAGCGCTCGACCTCACTGGCGGCACGACGGAGATTTCGGGCGCGCTCACTTTTGACGGCACGTCTTTTTCTGTCGGGTCAAATGTGACGGTGAAGCTGGATGGCGGCAAGCTGATCATCAAACAGGCCGGTACGTTCAGTCCCCAGGGTCATTGGGAAGTCACCGATAAAGGTGGCACGATTGACCTCGGCGCATCTTCAGCCGAGCTGACCTTCGGAAAAGGGCTGAAGGTGAGCGGCGTCCTGACCCTTTCAGGCAAAGGTGTTGTCAAACTCACGTCAGATGTTGGAGGGGATGCCGATAATGGTGTGATTCACCTCCAATCGGGCGTGACGTTATGGGTCTCAAAAAACGTCAATATCACGCCCAAAATCCTGCTCGACGCCGGAGCGCAGGTTTCCTTCGAGGATGGTTCAAGCGCGACCGCCACGGTCACTGTCAGCGATGAAGCTTCACAGGCGGGTTGTTCGATCAATTTTAAGGGGGAGCTATCCTCCGAGCAAACCGTGACTCACATCAAGGTCAAAATCGAGAATTTCGGCGATGGGGTTAAGCTCGATGTCGAGGGCCTCAAACAGGAAGGTATGACGGTCAAGCGGGCTTATTATGAAGCGGGCAAAATCCATATACTTTATGAAACCGCCTCAAAATCCGCCAATGCCAGGTCAAGTGGGCTGCATGAACTCATATTTGATCATGTTTCCGGGAAAAACCTTAAGGATGGGCAGGATCTCACGGTAAATCCGGACGGACATGGCGGCACGAACATTGAGACATGCTTTTTGTCTGGCACGCGGATCAAGACGCCTCAAGGCTGGCGCCCGGTTGAAGAACTGGCGCCTGGCGACCTTGTCATCACCTATGAGGACGGCGCGGAAGTGGCCGCACCCGTGCGCTGGGTGGGTGAGGGCGACGTGACGTGCCGGGCGGATGTCCCCGGTGACCTTGCGGGCTACGCTGTGCGCATCGTCAAGGATGCTTTCGGCCCGGGTGCGCCGTTTGAGGATGTTCTGGTGACGTCGGAACATTGCGTTTTTGTGGATGGCGGGCTGATCCCTGTGCGTATGCTCGTCAATGGGGGCAGCATTGCCTATGAGCGTGAGCTGCCAACATACCGTTTTCATCATTTTGAGACGGAGAAGCACGCGATTGTCAGTGCGGCGGGCCTGGCTGTGGAGACATATCTGGATACGGGCAACCGGGCGCGTTTCAGCGCGGGGCATGGCGTTGTGGGCCTGCGTCCGAAGACAGTGTCGGCGCTTGCGGCCCCGCTTTTTGTGACGCGTGAGCAGGTTGAGCCTGTATGTGCGCGCCTTGCCGGGCTTGATGTATGCCGTGAGCGGCTTGTGGCATTGCCGGCGGCGGCACGTGCGGGGGCGGGCGTGACGATGGATGCGGATTTCCACCTGCTTCTGCCCAATGGTATGGCGCTGTGGCCTGTCTCGCATCGGGAGGGGGGCTATGTTTTCAATCTGCCGAAGGATGTGGATGCGGTGTGCCTTGCCAGCCGTGCGAGCCGTCCGTGTGATGTGATTGGTCCTTATGTGGATGATCGGCGTGTGCTGGGGGTGCTGGTGGGGGCGGTGCATCTGATCGGGCCGCAGCACATCATGGAGGTCACACATCATTTCACCGATGATGCGCCGGGATGGCATGGTGTCGAGCACCCCGCCGCAAGGTGGACAGATGGGTGCGCCGTTTTGCGGGTGCCTGATCAATCCACGCAATTATGCGCCTCATTATTACTCCATGTCAGAATTTTGAATTGCGGCCCCTATCTGACCGCTCTGGAAAAAACACCAGCCGAGATTGAGGCCGTCGCGGCTTGA
- a CDS encoding phospholipase effector Tle1 domain-containing protein, which translates to MIPKAYFYNKETSKVSCTTNIWKLYESFQEGRIDSHIYQVKTYVEGAGTKAGEADSVFMMATGWSAPFTTQTGVIAKTDDAVQQIKALLAGLEADFERVELCLFGFSRGATSARHFANRVENQDRNLLSVFDTQKYGVPEIRFIGLFDSVASMLALSQWDVDVGDSKTGDVNIALDDATAADIFHITAAHEARENYSLNHVTPDYARKLQLPGVHSDIGGFYHDMLQEKLYLTQILFSSF; encoded by the coding sequence ATCATTCCTAAGGCATATTTTTACAATAAAGAAACAAGTAAAGTCAGCTGCACAACTAATATCTGGAAGCTTTATGAGAGCTTTCAGGAAGGCCGGATCGACAGCCATATTTATCAGGTCAAAACTTACGTGGAGGGTGCCGGCACGAAGGCGGGCGAGGCTGACTCCGTCTTTATGATGGCGACGGGCTGGTCAGCGCCTTTCACCACCCAGACGGGCGTCATTGCCAAGACAGATGATGCGGTGCAACAGATCAAAGCCCTGCTTGCAGGGTTGGAAGCCGATTTTGAGCGGGTCGAACTCTGTCTTTTCGGCTTCAGCCGCGGGGCGACCTCAGCTCGGCATTTTGCGAACAGGGTGGAGAATCAGGACCGGAATCTTCTCTCCGTGTTCGACACGCAGAAATATGGCGTGCCGGAGATCCGTTTCATCGGATTGTTCGATAGTGTTGCGTCAATGCTTGCGCTTTCACAGTGGGATGTCGATGTGGGCGACAGCAAAACAGGTGACGTGAATATCGCTCTGGATGATGCGACGGCCGCCGACATATTCCATATCACCGCCGCTCATGAAGCGCGGGAAAATTACTCCCTGAATCACGTGACGCCTGATTACGCCAGGAAGCTGCAATTACCGGGTGTGCATTCCGATATTGGCGGCTTCTACCATGATATGCTGCAGGAAAAATTATATCTGACGCAAATCCTTTTCAGCTCCTTCTGA
- a CDS encoding phospholipase effector Tle1 domain-containing protein: MPEIRKIKEFTSTLLKAEITGLSDEIARDYQDCTVKITGLNAMQTVDLKIEAIEVGKSTTIFSQKITLGREVHLVGPLKIDRRCQLAISGDVSGQLLNPADCKIESTMSYDDSAMRTLRLGVFFDGTGCNAYNSERYFNSFTSIGDYLESLIERFNDSIIPKSYRYSPQLSYVSGLSNIWNLYRSFTEGQIDEKTYQAKTYVEGAGTKKDALDSMFTMGTGWSPPVGPQTGVIAKTDDAVQQIKDVLANLGNDFDRVKLCIFGFSRGAASARHFANRIEKQDRTLLSAFNTAKYGAPEVRFIGLYDTVASILALSQGDIDFGDSKTGDVDISMDDAIAEDVFHITAGHEVRENFSSNHVTPVFQKELKLPGVHEDIGGLMHEKVEERMYLTQILYSSSWRKIDNKDTSSYKKSTEDLSKLLDVVHWGKIYEACGISVSSEVRDRPLNSTLYANAVQLRREAVYPGLNCVSFQAMRYYAEKIGLAFAKLPGEDVETVPEDLQDLHDQALQQIDQLLAGGTATSLVDYISPALGAKYVHNSAFWDEGPNDLVVDKTGIIDDATFNLLLINRPHEGNVRREFNADGSVYTDPA, translated from the coding sequence ATGCCTGAAATCAGAAAAATTAAAGAATTCACTTCAACCTTACTCAAGGCGGAAATCACGGGTCTTTCTGATGAAATCGCACGCGATTATCAGGATTGCACCGTCAAGATCACCGGTCTGAACGCAATGCAGACGGTTGACCTGAAAATCGAGGCCATTGAGGTCGGCAAGTCGACGACGATTTTCTCACAGAAAATCACCTTGGGTAGAGAAGTGCATCTCGTGGGGCCGTTGAAAATTGATCGGCGATGCCAGCTTGCAATCAGCGGTGACGTGTCCGGGCAATTGCTCAATCCTGCGGATTGTAAAATTGAGTCCACCATGTCTTACGATGATTCAGCGATGAGAACTTTGAGACTAGGTGTTTTCTTCGATGGTACGGGCTGTAATGCCTATAATAGCGAGAGATATTTCAACTCCTTTACCTCGATCGGCGATTATCTGGAAAGTCTGATCGAGAGGTTTAATGACAGTATCATACCGAAATCCTATCGGTATTCGCCGCAGCTCAGTTACGTGTCCGGTCTGTCAAATATCTGGAATCTTTATCGAAGCTTCACTGAAGGTCAAATTGATGAAAAGACCTATCAGGCGAAAACCTACGTTGAAGGCGCCGGTACGAAAAAAGACGCGCTCGATTCAATGTTTACGATGGGCACAGGGTGGTCACCACCTGTGGGACCGCAGACAGGGGTCATTGCCAAAACGGATGATGCTGTGCAGCAGATCAAAGACGTGCTCGCCAATCTCGGAAATGATTTCGACCGTGTCAAACTTTGCATCTTCGGTTTCAGTCGCGGTGCTGCCTCCGCACGCCATTTCGCAAACCGGATCGAGAAGCAGGATCGCACACTCCTTTCGGCGTTCAACACAGCAAAATACGGCGCGCCGGAAGTCCGGTTCATCGGATTATATGACACGGTTGCGTCCATCCTGGCGCTCTCTCAAGGGGATATTGATTTCGGTGACAGTAAAACCGGCGATGTCGATATCTCGATGGATGACGCGATTGCCGAAGACGTATTTCACATCACGGCCGGTCATGAAGTGAGGGAAAACTTCTCGTCCAACCATGTCACACCTGTTTTCCAGAAGGAGCTGAAGCTTCCCGGTGTTCACGAGGATATTGGTGGCCTGATGCATGAGAAGGTGGAGGAGCGCATGTATCTCACGCAGATACTTTACAGTTCCTCCTGGCGCAAAATCGACAATAAGGACACGTCCTCCTACAAAAAATCCACGGAAGATCTGAGTAAGCTCCTTGACGTCGTGCATTGGGGAAAGATTTACGAGGCGTGCGGGATTTCCGTCTCATCGGAGGTGCGGGATCGGCCTCTCAACTCCACGCTTTACGCGAATGCTGTCCAATTGCGGCGCGAGGCTGTTTATCCAGGGCTCAATTGTGTGTCTTTCCAGGCGATGCGTTACTACGCTGAGAAAATCGGGCTCGCTTTTGCCAAGCTACCGGGAGAGGATGTCGAGACCGTTCCGGAAGACCTGCAGGATCTCCATGATCAGGCGTTGCAACAGATCGATCAATTGCTGGCTGGCGGCACGGCGACGAGTCTCGTAGATTATATTTCACCCGCTCTGGGGGCGAAATATGTGCATAACTCCGCTTTCTGGGATGAGGGCCCGAATGATCTGGTTGTCGACAAGACCGGAATCATTGATGACGCAACGTTCAATCTGTTGCTGATCAATCGCCCGCATGAGGGGAATGTGCGCCGCGAATTCAATGCGGATGGCAGCGTATATACTGATCCGGCTTAA
- the argJ gene encoding bifunctional glutamate N-acetyltransferase/amino-acid acetyltransferase ArgJ encodes MANITSVSPLACPLPSFIPVKGVRLGASAAQIKYMDRPDLMMMVFDKGTSVAGVFTKSRCPGAPIDWCKACLSLGNARALVVNSGNANVFTGRAGAQATQVTAAHAARLISCASSEVFLASTGVIGEILPTQKITDALPNLFSSLTAEGWEDAARAIMTTDTFPKAVSRQVKIGDTMVTIQGIAKGSGMVAPDMATMLAFITTDARIGHDALQTLVSSSVETSFNSITVDSDTSTSDMVLAFATGAAANDKIRDVNDPSFADFRRAFTDTMQELAIMIVKDGEGLSKLIEIDVSGGVDSHSARRIGLAVANSPLVKTAISGEDANWGRIVMAVGKSGEPANRDTLSVGIGGHWIARNGMILAGYEEAPIQKHLHGRHVTIQIDLGLGNGAARIWGCDLTHGYVDINGSYRS; translated from the coding sequence ATGGCCAATATCACCTCCGTCTCCCCTTTGGCGTGCCCCTTGCCGTCATTCATACCGGTCAAGGGTGTGCGTCTCGGCGCGTCGGCGGCACAGATCAAATATATGGACCGGCCTGATCTGATGATGATGGTGTTCGACAAAGGCACGTCGGTTGCGGGAGTCTTCACGAAAAGCCGCTGCCCGGGGGCGCCGATTGACTGGTGCAAGGCCTGTCTTTCACTCGGTAATGCGCGGGCGCTGGTCGTGAACTCGGGCAATGCCAATGTCTTTACCGGGCGGGCGGGGGCGCAGGCGACGCAGGTCACGGCCGCCCATGCGGCGCGGCTGATCAGCTGTGCATCATCCGAGGTCTTTCTGGCATCAACAGGGGTTATCGGGGAGATCTTACCCACCCAGAAAATCACTGATGCTCTGCCGAATTTATTCAGCAGCCTCACGGCTGAGGGTTGGGAAGACGCAGCCCGTGCCATCATGACGACGGATACCTTCCCGAAAGCCGTGTCCAGGCAGGTGAAAATCGGCGACACGATGGTGACGATCCAGGGTATCGCCAAGGGAAGCGGCATGGTCGCGCCCGATATGGCAACGATGCTGGCCTTTATCACGACCGATGCGCGTATCGGCCATGACGCGTTGCAGACGCTTGTCTCCAGCTCAGTCGAAACCAGTTTCAACAGCATCACGGTCGATTCAGACACGTCCACCTCGGACATGGTCCTCGCTTTCGCGACCGGCGCCGCCGCAAATGATAAGATCCGGGACGTGAATGACCCGTCTTTTGCCGATTTCCGCCGCGCCTTCACGGACACGATGCAGGAACTCGCCATTATGATCGTCAAAGACGGGGAAGGCTTGAGCAAGCTCATCGAAATTGATGTCTCGGGCGGCGTCGACTCGCATTCTGCAAGGCGTATCGGGCTCGCTGTCGCCAACTCGCCCCTCGTCAAAACCGCGATTTCAGGTGAGGACGCGAATTGGGGCCGGATCGTCATGGCCGTGGGGAAAAGTGGTGAGCCTGCCAATCGGGATACGCTCTCCGTCGGGATTGGCGGTCACTGGATCGCGCGTAACGGCATGATACTTGCGGGATATGAGGAAGCCCCGATTCAGAAGCATCTGCATGGGCGTCACGTCACCATCCAGATTGATCTGGGCCTCGGCAATGGGGCAGCGCGGATTTGGGGTTGCGATCTGACCCATGGTTATGTCGATATTAATGGTTCCTACCGCAGCTAA
- a CDS encoding 2OG-Fe dioxygenase family protein: MTHPDNCPPGHKPSLPDDIRKSLTREGFVFKTGHEMKSAFTAQELEYWPRFAESWNHLGLDRYMADGGRYRRRRYGVFSLHRGHITAKQHQPHYQSRDYNTLNGGVQRWFSPVEDATGRNPFLLKILRHLYHLATDLTSDAAQPEKWHAEMHQFRIEVAEEGTGNPTPEGLHRDGVDWVWVMMVARQNVAEGETSIHDLSKKEVGRFTLRNPLDSAFVDDHRVYHGVTPITRVDPSAPGHRDVLVVTIRRA, encoded by the coding sequence ATGACGCATCCAGATAATTGCCCGCCGGGTCATAAGCCGAGCCTCCCGGATGATATCAGGAAGTCGCTGACCCGGGAGGGGTTCGTTTTCAAAACGGGTCACGAGATGAAGTCTGCCTTCACCGCGCAGGAACTGGAATATTGGCCTCGTTTTGCGGAGAGTTGGAACCATCTCGGGCTCGATCGTTACATGGCGGATGGGGGTCGCTATCGCCGCCGCCGCTACGGGGTTTTCTCGCTGCATCGAGGACATATCACGGCCAAGCAGCACCAGCCGCATTACCAGAGCCGCGACTATAATACGTTGAATGGCGGCGTGCAGAGGTGGTTCAGCCCGGTCGAGGACGCAACGGGACGAAACCCGTTTCTGCTCAAAATCCTCCGTCATCTCTATCATCTCGCCACAGATTTGACGTCAGACGCCGCCCAGCCTGAAAAATGGCATGCGGAAATGCATCAATTCCGGATCGAAGTTGCGGAGGAAGGGACGGGCAATCCAACGCCGGAGGGGCTTCATCGAGATGGTGTTGACTGGGTCTGGGTCATGATGGTGGCGCGGCAGAATGTCGCGGAGGGCGAAACATCAATCCATGATCTGTCGAAGAAGGAAGTCGGACGCTTCACCCTTCGCAACCCGTTAGACAGTGCATTCGTTGATGATCACCGGGTCTATCATGGTGTGACGCCCATCACCCGGGTCGACCCTTCCGCGCCGGGGCATCGTGACGTCCTGGTTGTCACAATCCGTCGCGCCTGA